The Eleutherodactylus coqui strain aEleCoq1 chromosome 13, aEleCoq1.hap1, whole genome shotgun sequence genome includes a window with the following:
- the DYNLRB1 gene encoding dynein light chain roadblock-type 1 isoform X1, whose protein sequence is MDAQCQMGAAQADVEETLKRIQSQKGVQGIIIVNSEGIPIKSTMDNATTAQYAGLMHQLVMKARSSVRDIDPQNDLTFLRVRCKKNEIMIAPDKDYILVVIQQPSD, encoded by the exons ATGGATGCTCAGTGTCAGATGGGTGCAGCTCAG GCAGATGTTGAGGAGACCTTGAAGAGGATCCAGAGCCAGAAGGGTGTCCAAGGAATTATTATTGTCAACTCAGAGG GCATTCCCATAAAGAGCACCATGGATAACGCCACCACTGCACAGTATGCGGGTCTAATGCATCAGTTGGTGATGAAGGCCAGAAGTTCCGTGCGGGACATCGACCCCCAGAATGATCTGACGTTCCTCAGAGTCCGATGCAAGAAAAATGAGATTATGATTGCTCCAG ATAAAGACTACATTTTGGTTGTCATCCAGCAGCCTTCAGACTGA
- the DYNLRB1 gene encoding dynein light chain roadblock-type 1 isoform X2, whose amino-acid sequence MADVEETLKRIQSQKGVQGIIIVNSEGIPIKSTMDNATTAQYAGLMHQLVMKARSSVRDIDPQNDLTFLRVRCKKNEIMIAPDKDYILVVIQQPSD is encoded by the exons ATG GCAGATGTTGAGGAGACCTTGAAGAGGATCCAGAGCCAGAAGGGTGTCCAAGGAATTATTATTGTCAACTCAGAGG GCATTCCCATAAAGAGCACCATGGATAACGCCACCACTGCACAGTATGCGGGTCTAATGCATCAGTTGGTGATGAAGGCCAGAAGTTCCGTGCGGGACATCGACCCCCAGAATGATCTGACGTTCCTCAGAGTCCGATGCAAGAAAAATGAGATTATGATTGCTCCAG ATAAAGACTACATTTTGGTTGTCATCCAGCAGCCTTCAGACTGA